The DNA region ACGGACCTCACGAGGACGGCCGCCGACACCAGCGCCAGCAGCGGGAGGCCGACCAGCGTCCCCGGCGTGAAGGCGAGCGGGAAGGCGGAGAGCCCGAGGAGGAGCAGCCCGCCCAGCCCCACCAGCCCCGCGACCAGGGCGGCCCGGGCCCGGGCCTGCCGCTCGGGGAGGGTGTACGCGGCGCGGTAGGCCTCCCGGTAACGCAGCCGGACGGGCAGCGAGCGCCAGCCCCACCCCAGGCCCAGCCCGGCGAGCAGGGTCCCGAGGGCGCCCACACCTCCCAGCCGCACCCCCGCCCGGAGGGTCAGCCACCCGAGCGCCACCGCGAAGGCCAGACCTCCCAGCCTGGACCACGGGGTCCCGCGCCCGGTGAGGAGCTGCCGCAGCCAGCGGCGGGCGAAGGGGTCCGCCGGGTGGGCCCGGAGGCGGGCGTGCAGCTCGGGGATGGCGGCCGTGCCGCGCCGCCGCCCCAGGCCGAGCAGCCGCAGGTTGTGCGCCAGCGCGTGCCCGGGATTCTGGGCGAGGGCCCGCGCGATCTCCGCGTCGAACTGCCCCCAGTCCCGCCGGGCGCCCAGCAGGCTCGCGTAGGCGTGCAGGGCCGCGCCGTCGCCGTCGCCGGGCGAGAGGGCCTCCAACTGGCCCGCGCTCTCCCGCGCTCCTGGCAGCCACGCCGGGTCGCGCCGCCGGGGCGGGGTGGTGTCCGCCAGCAGCAGGGCGCTCAGCCCCCGCTCGAAGTGGGCGGCGGGGAGGTCGGGCTCCAGCCGCAGGGCCTCCCGCGCCGCCGCCAGCGCCTCGCCGTGCTGTCCCAGACGGCGGTAGGCCCGCGCCAGCACGACCTGCGTCCAGGCCCACCCGGGATCGGCGGCGACTGCCCGCCGCGCCATCCGCAGCGCCTCCGGCCCCTCGTTCAGGTCCACGAGCAGGTCCACCACGCGCACGAGGAGCGCGGGGTCGTCCGGGTCCCGCAGCAGCGCCTCCCGCAACACGGCGAGCGCCTCGCGGGGGCGGCCCAGCTCCAGCAGGGCCGAAGAGCGCGTCAGGGGGGAGGCGGACTCTGCGGAGGTCACCTGGCGGGCACCTAGAGCCGCCGCCGTTCCCGCAGCAGGGCGGCCAGGTCGTCGTACTGCCCCCCCGCGTTCGCGTAGGCCACATAGTTGCGGGCGTGCTCCAGCCACTCGGCCGTGGAGGGCCGCGCCTCCCGCAACGCCTCGCGGAAGTCGGCCATGCGGACGGGTCGCGCCCTGCCCGTCCGGTACGCCTCGCCCAGCGCCCGCTCGGTCGCCGCCTCGCACACCGCCCGCACGTCCGCCCCGGAAAAGCCCTCGGTCTGCCGGGCCAGCCACCCCGCGTCCAGCCCCTCGACCGGACGCCCGGCCATGAAGCTCCCGAACATCGCCGCCCGCGCCGCCGTGTCGGGCGGAGGCACGAGCACCGCCGTCCCCAGGCGGCCCGGGCGCCGCAACGCCATGTCCACGTCCCAGGGGGCGTTCGTGGCCGCCAGGACGAACACGCCGTCACGCTCGCCCAGGCCGTCGAGTTCGCGCAGCAGCACCTGGGTGACGTGGTGCGAGCGGCCCCGGTCCACATGCCGCCCGCGCCCCAGGGCGTCCACCTCGTCGAAGAAGAGGACGCAGGGGGCGTGCCGCCGCGCCGACGCGAACACCCCCTGCACGTTGCGCTCGGCGTTGCCCAGCCACATGTCGAGCACGTCCGCGACGGTGACCTCCAGGAAGCGCGCCCCGAGTTCGCCCGCCACCGCCCGCGCCACGAAGGTCTTGCCGCAGCCCGGCGGGCCGTACAGCAGCAGCCCCCCGCCGCGCCGCCCCCCGTACACAGCGGCGAGTTGGGGGTGACGCAGCGGGCCCAGCAGCGAGCGGTCCAGCCGCTCCTTGAGGGCCGTCATGCCCACCACGTCCTTCAGGGTCACGTCACCCGCCACCGGCTGCCAGCGCGACTCGAAGTCCGTCAGCCCCGGCCCGGCCTGGGGGGAGGGCGCGGGCGCTCCCGTCAGGTCCTCGTCCTCGGGCTGGCCGGAGCCGTCGTTCCAGCCGTCGGCGGAGGCGGTCTGCCGCCGGGGTGGAGCGTCCTGCCCCTGCCCGTACTGGTAGAGTGCGTTGAGGAGAAGCTGGTACTGCCCCGCCGCCTGGCTGTCTCCCGCCAGGTCCGCCGCTCGCACTGCCAGGGCAAGGGCCCCCTGGTGGGTCGGGTCCGACGCCAGCCACACCCGCACGAGCGGCAGCGCCTCGGGCCCCCGCCCGGCATCGAGCAGCACCCGCACCAGATGCTCGCGCAGGGCCGCGTCCTCGGGACTCGCCTCCAGCGCCGCCCGCAGGGCCGCGATCACCGAGTCACTCACCCGCCGTCACCCATGCTGCGCTCATGGTTGAGAGTCTAGCCGTCCCCACGGGCACAGGCGGAGGGGAGGCTCAGAGCAGCCCCGCCTGCCGCAACTCGTCCCGCAGGGCCGGGAGCTGGGGTTGCCGGGCCACCACGGCGCGAACCTGGGCGGCCGTCTCCTCGCGCCCGACCAGCCCGGGCAGGCGGGCCAGAATTCGCGCGGCCTCGCGGTACGAGCCCCGGCTGCGCCCGTCGATGTGCAGCTGGGCGGCGCGCACGATCAGGGGCACGGCCCGCCCCGGGTCGAGCTGCCCGGCGAGGGTCAGGAGGTGGGCGGCGGGGACGTTCTTCCGCTCCCCGGCGAGGCGCAGGGCGTCTTCCGCCAGCCCCTCGCGCAGGAGCAGCCCCATCAGGGTGAGGGTGTGCGCCTCCTGCTTCCAGAGGCGCCCGACGATCCCCTCGCGCTCCGCCTCCCAGTTCGGGCTGACCTCCCTCTGCGCCGTCAGCCACGCCTCGCCGGGCCGCGCCAGCACCTCCTCGCGGGCCAGGGCGTGTGCCTCCCTCTTTCGTCCAGTCGCCGCATACCGCTCGAAGAGCCAGCGGCGAACATCGGGGCGGGCCAGCGCCTCGCGCGCCAGGTCTTCGAGGAGGGGAAGCTGACCCCGGGCCGCGAAGACGGGTTCCAGTTCGGGGAAATGGGCGCGCTGCCCCGCCTCCCGCACGGCCCGCCGCGCGTCCTCCGCCCGGCCGCGTTCCAGCAGGAACTCCAGCAACTCGCCCAGGTCGCCGCTCGCGCGCAGCAGGGCCTCGGCCTCCTCGTCGTTCAGGCTGTCGGCGGTCAGCCCGTAGAGGATGCCCGCGTACTGTTGCCGCTCGTGCTCATACCGCGCCCCCTTCATCAGGCCCCGCAGCAACTCCAGAAAGCCCGGCCACTCCTCCTCCCGCAGCGCCGCCACGAACTCCGCGAACGCCTCGTCCTCCAGGTTGCCCCGCCCGGACGCCACCTCGGCCTGCACCGCCTCTATCGCCTCGGCCCGGGCCTCCTCGTCCAGTTTGCCGCTCGCCAGCAGGTGTTCCACGGCAACCAGCGCCCGCCGCTGAAGCTCGTCCAGCCCCCAGTCGAAATCGTCGTCGTAGGTGTCCTCCACCTCGTCCAGCACGGCGAGGTAGGTGTCGAGCACCTGCGCCGCCCACGCCGAGTCCAGCGCCTCCAGGTTCTCCAGCAGGGCGTCCGCCCCCTCCAGCACGAGGTCAATTGCCTCGGTGTCCGGCCCCTCGCCCTCGTGGTCCCACTCGGGGTTGTAGGTGCGGCGAATCGCGTCGAAGGCCGCCTCGATCCGCTCGCGGGCGCTGCCGGTGCGGGCACTGCGGGCGGAACTGGCATGAAGGAGGGCCTCCAGTTCCGGCGCGCGGTCGAGCATCCGGTGGATGAGGCGGTGGAGTTCGGGCACGCTCAGGCCCTCCAGCACCTCGGAGAGTTCGGGGAGAGCGGTGAAGGCCGCCCGGTCCTCCACTGCCCTCGCCAGCAGGGCCGCGACGTGTTTGCAGTGTCCTCCGCCGCCTACCGGGCAGGAACAGCGGGCCGAAACCACCTCGCCGCCCTCCACGGTGGCCCGCACCCCATACGGCTCCTGCCCGTAAGCCGTCCCGCGCAGCACGGTCGCCGCCCCCTCCGGCCGCGCGCTCAGGCCGGTGAGGTCACGCACGTAGGACTGCCCTTTCCTCCACTCGTGCTCGCCGCTCCAGGCGAGGGCGTCCTGCCGACGCAGGGTGAACGTGGTCATGGGGACATGCTAAGGCGGTTGGAATGAGCAAGGGAAAGCGGCCAGCCCCCCGAAAAGGCTGACCGCTGACGGCTGAGAGCTGACCGCTCCTTACACCTCCAGCGCCTGCTTGTTGATGAAGGGCATCTTGCCCCGCAACTCCTTGCCCACCGTCTCCAGCAGGTGATCGCGCATCTTGCGGCGCTGCTCGTTCATGTAGGGGAAACCGCTCTCGGCGTCCTGAATGAACTGCCCGGCGAACTTGCCGCTCTGGATGTCCCCCAGCACGTTTTTCATCTCGGCCTTCGTCTGATCCGTGATGATGCGCGGGCCGGTCACGTAGTCGCCGAACTCGGCCGTGTTGGAGATGGAGTGGCGCATCCCCTCGAAGCCCTTCTCGTAGATCAGGTCCACGATCAGCTTGACCTCGTGCAATGTCTCGAAGTAGGCGATCTCTGGCTGATAGCCCGCCTCCACCAGCGTCTCGAAGCCCGCCTGGATCAAGTGCGTGACGCCGCCGCACAGCACCGACTGCTCCCCGAAGAGGTCCGTCTCCGTCTCCTCCTTGAAGGTCGTCTCCAGCACGCCCGCCCGGGTGCCGCCGATGCCACGGGCGTAGGCCAGCGCGACCTCACGGGCCCCCCCGCTCGCGTCCTGCCCCACCGCGAAGATGCTGGGCATCCCCGCCCCGTCCACGTACACGCGGCGCAGCATGTGCCCGGGTCCCTTGGGCGCGACCAGGAACACGTCCACGCCCTGCGGCGGCTTGATGCGCCCGAAGTGGATGTTGAAGCCGTGCCCGAAGGCGAGCGCCTTGCCGTCCGTGAGGTTCGGGGCAATGCTCTCCTCGTAGACCTTCGGTTGCGTCTCGTCGGGGATGAGCAGCATCACCACGTCCGCCTCCCGCGTCGCGTCCTCGATGCTGGTCACGCGCAGGCCCGCCTGCTCGGCCTTGACCCGGCTGCTCGACCCTTCCCGCAGCCCGACCACCACCTTCAGGCCGCTGTCCCGCAGGTTCTGCGCGTGCGCGTGCGCCTGCGAGCCGTAGCCGATGATGGCGATCAGCTTGTCCTCGATGGGGGAGAGGGAGACGTCGCGGTCGTAGTAACCGCGAATAGGGGTTGACAGGGTGGGGGGAGAAATGGCAAAGGGACGGTGCTCATGTGCCGTCCCGACCTCAGTCTACTCCCCATTCCCGACGCCCTGCGACGCCTGACGGTCTGGCTGACCCCCCAGATGCCATCCAAGCTGGTCCACCCCCACGAGAAGATCAGTGACGCCGAATTGGTGGCGGTGGCCCTATTGCAGCGGATTCACAAAGCACCCTACTTCAGGGGCTGGTGGAGGATGCTCAAACTCAACCACTGTCCCCATTACCCTTCGGAGGTCCAGGCCCGTACCCGGCTGGAACGCTTGACCCCTGTGATCGAGGGCGCGAGTGTCGAAGTCCAGGCACTGGACTTCGTGGCCGTGGACTCCGAACCCCTCCCAGTCTGCACCTTCAAGCGCGCTCCCCGTTGCAAGTTCAAGGGGGCACGACACGGCTTCAGTACCTCCGGCCCGGTGTATGGGTTCAAGCTGCATGCCTGGACGACCCTGAATGGCAAAATCGCCCAGTACGTGCTCCGGCCCGCCAACGAGCATGACTTCACCGTCGGGTGCGTGATGAACCGCGACTGGCCCACCTTCGGTGGGCCGAAGCAGATTGGGGACAAAGGCTATCAGTCCGGCACGTACCTGACGCCACCCAAAAGCAATGCCAAGCGTCCTGACCCTCGTTGGAAAGACGAATATGCGGCTGCCCGCAAGATCATCGAGTCGGCGTTCTCGGTGCTGGTGGGTTCCGGCTTGCGGTGGGGGCAGGTCAAGACGATGGCGAGCTTGCGGCTCAAGGTCGCCCTCCTCGTCCTCGCCCACAACCTCAAGTTCTTTGACCTCCCCGCCTAATCACACTTGGCGCTCCGAGTCAATCCCTATTCGCGGTTAGTACATTTTCGCAGCCATTGGGGGATTCTCCTACAGAGTGTGAGGTGGAGGGGAATGTGGGCTAGGGGAGGGTGGGCGGCGTGCAACCCCTCCGCCCCCTACGGGGGCACCTCCCCTTGAAAGGGAGGCTGTGAAGTGCTCTTCAAGCCGTGCTTTTTGGCTCCCTTCCCAGGGGAGCCGTCAGCGAAGCTGACTGAGGGGTCGCCTTCGACTCAGAACAGATTCGGCACCCCTCCCGCCTTCGTCTCCCGCGGCTCGGCGGCCTCCACTACGGGCCTCAGCGTCTCCGTCTCCCCCTCGTGGTAGACGTGGCTGGGAATGTCCGCGTTCGAGCCGCGCGTGAGGGCCACCCGCCCCGTCCGCATCGTCTCGATGATGCCGAAGGAGCGCATCTGCTCGATGAAGGCGGTGATCTTGCCCTCGTCGCCGGTCACCTCGAAGGTCAGGGCGTGGCGGCCCACGTCCACGATGCGGGCGCGGAAGTCCTCGGCGATCTGGCGGACCTCCACCCGGCTCTCGGGCGTGATGGCGACCTTCACGAGCACGAGTTCGCGGTCCACGAACTTTTCGAGGCTGTGGTCGATGATCTTCACCACGTCGTGCAGCTTCTCAAGCTGGCGCATCGCCTGCTCGACCACGCCCCGGTCGCCCGTCACCACGAAGGTCATGCGGCTGAGGCCGGGGTGTTCGGTGGAGCCCACGCTGAGGCTCCTGATGTTGTACCCGCGCCGCCCGAAGAGGGACGTGATGCGGGTCAGCACGCGCGGCTCGTCGCGCACGAGGGCGGAGACGAGGTGGTCCTTCTGGCCGGGGTCGAAATTGCCCGTCATGCGTTCTTGGCCTCCTCGGCGGCGGTGTTCTTCTCGATGCCGGGGGTGGGGCGGGGCGGCTCGGTCTCGATCATCTCGCTCAGGCTGGCCCCGCTGGGCACCATCGGGAAGACGCCGTGCTCGTTGGGCACCACGATCTCCAGCAGCGAACTCTTGGGGTCGTTCAGCCAGGCGTCGATGGCCTCGGGCAGCTCCTCGGCGCAGTCGGCGCGGTAGGCGGGCACCCCGTAGGCGTCGGCCAGTTTGAGGAAGTCGGGGTTGGAATCCCCCAGGTAGACCTCGGAGTACCGCTTCTCGTGGAAGAGTTCCTGCCACTGGCGGACCATCCCCAGGAACGAGTTGTTGATGATGCAGATTTTGACGTTCCGCACGTCGTACTTCTTGAGCGTGGCGAGTTCCTGCGCCGTCATCTGGAAGCCGCCGTCCCCCGCGATGACGATGCTGCGCACGCCGGGTTCGGCCATGCCCGCCCCAATCGCTGCCGGGAAGCCGAAGCCCATCGTCCCCAGGCCGCCCGAGTTGATCCAGCGCCGGGGCCGCTCGAAGCGGGCGAGCTGTGCGGCGAGCATCTGGTGCTGGCCCACGTCCGAGGAGAGGATGTCGTCGGGGCGCAGGCGGTCCACCACGGCCTTCACCGCGTACCCGGCGCCCCAGTGGTCGGGCTCCTGGGTGCGGGTCTTCCACTCGGCGATCTTTTCCCGCCACTCGGGAAGGTCGAGCTTCTGGGCGCCCTCGGCAAGCATCTGGGCAGCCACCCGCGCATCTCCGCGCACCGGCACATGCGTCCGCACGATCTTGCCGATCTCGGCGGCGTCGAGGTCCACATGGATGATCGAGGCGTTCGGCGCGAAGCCGTTCACCCGGCCCGTCACCCGGTCGTCGAACCGCAGGCCGATGCCCAGCAGCACGTCCGCCTCACTGATCGCGCGGTTAGCCGCGACCGAGCCGTGCATCCCTGGCATCCCCAGCCAAAGGGGGTCGCTCGACGGGAACGAGCCCAGCCCCATCAAGGTCGTGATGACGGGAATGTCCCACGCGCGGGCGAGGGCGGTGATCTCCGCCGCCGCGTCGAGCGAGCCGCCGCCAACCATGATGACGGGCTTTTTCGCATCTTGGAGGAGTTCGCGGGCCTTTTCGATGGCCTCCGGCTTCGGCGCTGGAATCTCGGGCCGGGCGTGGGGCGCAGTGATCTCACCGTGGTAGGGGGCAAGCTGAATGTCCTTGGGAATGTCCACGAGGACCGGGCCGGGCCGACCGCTGCGCGCGATGCGGATGGCCTCGGCGATCACGCGCGGCAATTCCTCCACGTCCCGCACCACGTAGTTGTGCTTGGTGATGGGCAGGGTGATCCCGGTGATGTCCGCCTCCTGAAAGGCGTCCGTGCCCATCAGGTGCCGCGCGACGTTGCCCGTGATCGCCAGGATGGGCACCGAGTCGAGCATCGCGTCGGCGAGCCCGGTGACGAGGTTGGTCGCCCCGGGTCCCGAGGTGGCGAGGCACACGCCGATCTCGCCCGTCGCCTTGGCCCAGCCCTCCGCCGCGTGGATGGCGCCCTGCTCGTGCCGCGCGAGGACGTGGCGCACCTCGGGATAAAAGGTCAGCGCGTCGTAAACGGGCATGATCGCCCCGCCGGGGTAGCCGAACACGGTCGTGATGCCGTGGGCGGAGAGAGTGGCCCAGAGGGCCTTGGCGCCCGTCAATTCCGTCTGCGTCATGCGTTCCTCCTTACGGTCCCCTTCGGGATTCCCGCCCATCGTGCTTCCAGAAGACGCGCGCCACGCTGACCTCTCGGCGGCGCGGCGCGAAATGACGACCCTCCCCGGGCGGTCTCTCTGTGTCGGCGTTGTTCCCCGTTCCCCATATCCGGTGTCTCCTTTGCCCGTTCAGCACCCTCTCCTCAACGAAAACCCCCGCCCGGTCGTGGGGCGGGGGGTGGCACGCGCTCGCGCTCAGCAGCCATCAACCCCCGGCGCCAAGAAGTACCACCACGAGAATGCGGCTCATGGGCTTCACCCTACGGCGTGAGCAGGCGGATGATCAAGGCGCGTCTAGATGAGGCGAGCGGTACGGGAGAGGGAACAAACGGGCGTTCGGAACAGGGCGGAGGTGGATTTTCAGCCAGCGCGTCGGGCCTGCACGAAGGCGATGAGCAAAATCCAGGCCACACCCCACAGGAGCGACGTGGCGACCAGGAAGAGCTGGGCGGGCGGCAGCCCGTAGATGGCTGGAAAGAACGTCAGGGCGAGGCTGTCGAGCAGCATGGCGGTGAGGGACATGACCACCGCAGCGGGCAGAATGGCGCTTCCCCCGGCGCCGCCGAGGGTGACACCCACCCGGAGGAACGCCCAGGCGACGGGAATGAATAGCGCGAAGACGAGGGGAAGCGCCGCATTTCCCGGCACGAGCACGAAGGGTCCCAGCACGCGGAACATCATCGCGGCCAGGAACCACAGCGCGACCCCGAGGGCGACGAGGAGGGGCAGGCGCAGGGCTGGACGGGACGGTGAAACGGTGGCAGTCGTCATAACAAACCTCCTGCGTGCAGCGCGCCCTTCAGCGCGCAAAACGCCTCATCGGTGCGCCTCTCCTCCCCGGTCGAGAAGCGGTCGATCAGT from Deinococcus aetherius includes:
- a CDS encoding AAA family ATPase, with product MSDSVIAALRAALEASPEDAALREHLVRVLLDAGRGPEALPLVRVWLASDPTHQGALALAVRAADLAGDSQAAGQYQLLLNALYQYGQGQDAPPRRQTASADGWNDGSGQPEDEDLTGAPAPSPQAGPGLTDFESRWQPVAGDVTLKDVVGMTALKERLDRSLLGPLRHPQLAAVYGGRRGGGLLLYGPPGCGKTFVARAVAGELGARFLEVTVADVLDMWLGNAERNVQGVFASARRHAPCVLFFDEVDALGRGRHVDRGRSHHVTQVLLRELDGLGERDGVFVLAATNAPWDVDMALRRPGRLGTAVLVPPPDTAARAAMFGSFMAGRPVEGLDAGWLARQTEGFSGADVRAVCEAATERALGEAYRTGRARPVRMADFREALREARPSTAEWLEHARNYVAYANAGGQYDDLAALLRERRRL
- the ilvN gene encoding acetolactate synthase small subunit; translated protein: MTGNFDPGQKDHLVSALVRDEPRVLTRITSLFGRRGYNIRSLSVGSTEHPGLSRMTFVVTGDRGVVEQAMRQLEKLHDVVKIIDHSLEKFVDRELVLVKVAITPESRVEVRQIAEDFRARIVDVGRHALTFEVTGDEGKITAFIEQMRSFGIIETMRTGRVALTRGSNADIPSHVYHEGETETLRPVVEAAEPRETKAGGVPNLF
- a CDS encoding IS982 family transposase gives rise to the protein MCRPDLSLLPIPDALRRLTVWLTPQMPSKLVHPHEKISDAELVAVALLQRIHKAPYFRGWWRMLKLNHCPHYPSEVQARTRLERLTPVIEGASVEVQALDFVAVDSEPLPVCTFKRAPRCKFKGARHGFSTSGPVYGFKLHAWTTLNGKIAQYVLRPANEHDFTVGCVMNRDWPTFGGPKQIGDKGYQSGTYLTPPKSNAKRPDPRWKDEYAAARKIIESAFSVLVGSGLRWGQVKTMASLRLKVALLVLAHNLKFFDLPA
- a CDS encoding SWIM zinc finger family protein, with the protein product MTTFTLRRQDALAWSGEHEWRKGQSYVRDLTGLSARPEGAATVLRGTAYGQEPYGVRATVEGGEVVSARCSCPVGGGGHCKHVAALLARAVEDRAAFTALPELSEVLEGLSVPELHRLIHRMLDRAPELEALLHASSARSARTGSARERIEAAFDAIRRTYNPEWDHEGEGPDTEAIDLVLEGADALLENLEALDSAWAAQVLDTYLAVLDEVEDTYDDDFDWGLDELQRRALVAVEHLLASGKLDEEARAEAIEAVQAEVASGRGNLEDEAFAEFVAALREEEWPGFLELLRGLMKGARYEHERQQYAGILYGLTADSLNDEEAEALLRASGDLGELLEFLLERGRAEDARRAVREAGQRAHFPELEPVFAARGQLPLLEDLAREALARPDVRRWLFERYAATGRKREAHALAREEVLARPGEAWLTAQREVSPNWEAEREGIVGRLWKQEAHTLTLMGLLLREGLAEDALRLAGERKNVPAAHLLTLAGQLDPGRAVPLIVRAAQLHIDGRSRGSYREAARILARLPGLVGREETAAQVRAVVARQPQLPALRDELRQAGLL
- the ilvB gene encoding biosynthetic-type acetolactate synthase large subunit, whose protein sequence is MTQTELTGAKALWATLSAHGITTVFGYPGGAIMPVYDALTFYPEVRHVLARHEQGAIHAAEGWAKATGEIGVCLATSGPGATNLVTGLADAMLDSVPILAITGNVARHLMGTDAFQEADITGITLPITKHNYVVRDVEELPRVIAEAIRIARSGRPGPVLVDIPKDIQLAPYHGEITAPHARPEIPAPKPEAIEKARELLQDAKKPVIMVGGGSLDAAAEITALARAWDIPVITTLMGLGSFPSSDPLWLGMPGMHGSVAANRAISEADVLLGIGLRFDDRVTGRVNGFAPNASIIHVDLDAAEIGKIVRTHVPVRGDARVAAQMLAEGAQKLDLPEWREKIAEWKTRTQEPDHWGAGYAVKAVVDRLRPDDILSSDVGQHQMLAAQLARFERPRRWINSGGLGTMGFGFPAAIGAGMAEPGVRSIVIAGDGGFQMTAQELATLKKYDVRNVKICIINNSFLGMVRQWQELFHEKRYSEVYLGDSNPDFLKLADAYGVPAYRADCAEELPEAIDAWLNDPKSSLLEIVVPNEHGVFPMVPSGASLSEMIETEPPRPTPGIEKNTAAEEAKNA
- a CDS encoding DUF5367 domain-containing protein is translated as MTTATVSPSRPALRLPLLVALGVALWFLAAMMFRVLGPFVLVPGNAALPLVFALFIPVAWAFLRVGVTLGGAGGSAILPAAVVMSLTAMLLDSLALTFFPAIYGLPPAQLFLVATSLLWGVAWILLIAFVQARRAG
- the ilvC gene encoding ketol-acid reductoisomerase; amino-acid sequence: MRGYYDRDVSLSPIEDKLIAIIGYGSQAHAHAQNLRDSGLKVVVGLREGSSSRVKAEQAGLRVTSIEDATREADVVMLLIPDETQPKVYEESIAPNLTDGKALAFGHGFNIHFGRIKPPQGVDVFLVAPKGPGHMLRRVYVDGAGMPSIFAVGQDASGGAREVALAYARGIGGTRAGVLETTFKEETETDLFGEQSVLCGGVTHLIQAGFETLVEAGYQPEIAYFETLHEVKLIVDLIYEKGFEGMRHSISNTAEFGDYVTGPRIITDQTKAEMKNVLGDIQSGKFAGQFIQDAESGFPYMNEQRRKMRDHLLETVGKELRGKMPFINKQALEV
- a CDS encoding CHAT domain-containing protein, with translation MTSAESASPLTRSSALLELGRPREALAVLREALLRDPDDPALLVRVVDLLVDLNEGPEALRMARRAVAADPGWAWTQVVLARAYRRLGQHGEALAAAREALRLEPDLPAAHFERGLSALLLADTTPPRRRDPAWLPGARESAGQLEALSPGDGDGAALHAYASLLGARRDWGQFDAEIARALAQNPGHALAHNLRLLGLGRRRGTAAIPELHARLRAHPADPFARRWLRQLLTGRGTPWSRLGGLAFAVALGWLTLRAGVRLGGVGALGTLLAGLGLGWGWRSLPVRLRYREAYRAAYTLPERQARARAALVAGLVGLGGLLLLGLSAFPLAFTPGTLVGLPLLALVSAAVLVRSVPAFLSGEGGFFGRRGEAPPRPGALPRVWEKVIVWLNLAALVVCAQVLLPILASVLSDLFARPEPGTGITAALLLALVAVLAVFGARFVHEAIHGEKPRWRRSPLDGLAAGVAGAVLLGVLAQVPGLPRAWREAHPTVASPAGPLRAWTYGGALAFAVGFAPNEPPGVAHPCDLPENARLVVVRVPGGNGRWALSSPARPAPHPEVTRLSACVHRVGLHPDPRLRVFPRLPGPLRLTPS